A window of the Tiliqua scincoides isolate rTilSci1 chromosome 5, rTilSci1.hap2, whole genome shotgun sequence genome harbors these coding sequences:
- the CCK gene encoding cholecystokinin — MYSGVCICLLLAVLSMSSSGQQTSESHNSNPVVTNRGQSLTDNHQNVRSPASGRSIQPVDSNADQKANILALLTKYLQHARRASPGKVSAMGLQNFDPTHRIKDRDYVGWMDFGRRSAEEYEYSS, encoded by the exons ATGTACAGTGGGGTCTGCATCTGCCTTCTCCTGGCTGTGCTGTCCATGAGCTCCTCAGGGCAGCAGACTTCGGAGTCTCATAACAGCAATCCTGTGGTCACCAATCGTGGGCAGAGCTTGACAGACAATCACCAGAATGTCCGTTCCCCAGCCTCAGGGAGATCTATCCAGCCGGTGGATAGCAATGCTGACCAAAAAGCCAACATTTTAGCTCTATTGACCAAGTACCTCCAGCACGCCAGAAGAG CTTCTCCTGGGAAGGTCTCTGCAATGGGATTACAGAATTTTGACCCAACACACAGGATAAAAGACAGAGACTACGTGGGCTGGATGGATTTTGGACGACGTAGTGCTGAGGAATACGAGTACTCTTCTTAA